One window of Hoplias malabaricus isolate fHopMal1 chromosome 16, fHopMal1.hap1, whole genome shotgun sequence genomic DNA carries:
- the ctns gene encoding cystinosin: MTDTTLLTIVLLLLCAQWTHCDAKVSLVAPDSVDLVENLSQNITITASSPLNTTTSISFNVTHSSKNDSSSIIRLPEEIVLPTGSTSVTFEVQAKNVGQVTVYLYSNNTDIESMKVRIRFLVVRSKALALINQIIGWIYFLAWSISFYPQVYENWKRRSVVGLNFDFLALNLTGFIAYSVFNIGLFWIPYIHEQFLNKNPNGVNPVDANDVFFSLHALVLTLIYICQCVIYERGGQKVSKVAMVLLAIGWTFAFVTLFVAVAQKITWLDYLYYFSYIKLGVTLVKYIPQAYMNYQRQSTVGWSIGNVLLDFTGGSFSLLQMFLQSYNNDEWKLIFGDPTKFGLGLFSIFFDIIFIIQHYCLYRNKSTEYQVLSSE, from the exons atgacagacacAACTCTTCTAACTATAGTCCTTCTgttgctttgtgcccagtggaCACATTGTG ATGCAAAAGTGTCTCTGGTGGCTCCAGACTCTGTTGATTTGGTGGAGAACTTATCCCAAAATATCACTATTACAGCAAG TTCGCCACTGAACACTACAACAAGCATCTCCTTTAATGTCACACATTCCTCAAAAAACGACTCTTCATCCATAATCCGTCTCCCAGAAGAG ATAGTTTTACCAACAGGAAGCACATCAGTAACTTTTGAAGTACAAGCGAAGAATGTTGGTCAGGTGACTGTGTATCTTTACAGCAACAACACAGACATAGAAAG TATGAAAGTGAGAATAAGATTCTTGGTCGTCAGAAGTAAGGCTCTTGCTCTCATCAACCAAATTATTGGCTGGATCTACTTCCTGGCCTGGTCTATTTCATTCTATCCTCAGGTATATGAGAACTGGAAAAGACGGAG TGTGGTTGGCCTGAACTTCGATTTCCTTGCTCTGAACCTCACCGGATTCATTGCATACAGTGTCTTCAATATTGGCCTCTTCTGGATCCCATACATACac GAACAATTCCTAAATAAAAATCCGAATGGAGTCAATCCTGTGGATGCCAACGATGTGTTTTTCAGTCTGCATGCACTGGTCCTTACACTCATCTACATCTGCCAGTGTGTGATATATGAg AGGGGAGGACAGAAGGTGTCTAAGGTGGCCATGGTTTTACTTGCAATTGGCTGGACCTTTGCTTTTGTCACACTCTTTGTAGCTGTTGCTCAGAAGATCACATGGCTGGATTACCTCTACTATTTTTCCTACATTAAATTAGGTGTCACACTGGTTAAATACATCCCACAG GCTTACATGAATTATCAAAGACAAAGCACAGTGGGTTGGAGCATTGGCAACGTGCTGCTAGATTTCACAGGAGGAAGTTTTAGCCTCCTTCAGATGTTTTTGCAGTCTTATAACAATG ATGAATGGAAGCTTATATTTGGAGACCCAACTAAATTTGGATTGGGCTTATTCTCTATATTTTTTGACATCATATTTATAATTCAGCATTACTGTCTTTATCGCAACAAAAGTACAGAATATCAAGTATTAAGTAGTGAATAA
- the nrtn gene encoding neurturin codes for MKLWKCAAIALTLCGAALSVLLSRILLPLKASASPSYQLSTFSSSSPSPAASMSSNKSSFGTGRRFRRARSASGPISEFMHMFQSFTEGELKQIVTALVERKARRDGRQSKRTKRAKNGSKACSLQEKEVTVSQLGLGYVSDETILFRYCSGMCAASRGNYDLSLTSLKRNHLLTRQDLKKARHRPCCRPTAYDEFISFLDNQNKYRTIREVSASECGCV; via the exons ATGAAGTTATGGAAGTGTGCCGCCATCGCCTTGACGCTCTGCGGTGCTGCACTGTCCGTCCTCCTCTCTAGAATCCTGCTCCCCCTGAAAGCTTCAGCTTCACCTTCTTACCAGCTTTCAACTTTttcttcatcatcaccatctcCTGCAGCTTCTATGTCCTCGAACAAATCATCGTTTGGGACAGGAAGGAGGTTTCGGAGGGCCAGATCAGCGAGTGGTCCCATCTCAGAAT TCATGCACATGTTCCAAAGTTTCACAGAGGGTGAGCTGAAGCAGATTGTCACCGCGCTGGTGGAGCGCAAGGCACGGAGGGACGGCAGGCAGAGCAAAAGGACTAAACGCGCTAAGAATGGCAGCAAGGCATGTTCCCTTCAGGAGAAGGAAGTGACGGTCAGCCAGCTGGGCCTGGGCTACGTCAGCGATGAGACCATCCTGTTCCGTTACTGCAGCGGCATGTGTGCAGCCAGCCGTGGTAACTATGACTTAAGCCTGACATCTTTAAAACGCAACCACCTTCTGACTCGGCAGGACCTAAAGAAGGCCAGACACAGGCCCTGCTGCCGGCCCACAGCCTACGATGAGTTCATCTCCTTCCTAGACAATCAGAATAAATACAGAACCATCAGAGAGGTTTCTGCAAGCGAATGTGGCTGCGTATGA
- the ranbp3a gene encoding ran-binding protein 3a produces MADLSNEDKPAVAAPVFVFQKDRAQKRPAGGSGAEDGEDSDQDDSSYCPPAKRETLSFTHFPPSNSVFKNNVFMPSSFCQSPTSDSEPEEKVVGFRLKPPTLIHGQAPSAGVPSQKPKEEQRSVLRPAVLQAPHSKSFSSCNSNRNTNGVNKSSETKAEPEAALEISDGCMGQSKKLMVTKHVGDEFRKNGNQTKEQVPPLDPSFVFGQNIKDRIKVDEGCKACNKESDSRPEGAQSEETNYFLQYINNKSSQKAEDCSDAGAKFVFGQNMSDRVVSPLKCSKAAAEGSVKPITDGPESEPCSSQDVSSEKGANTAESLEESAAAYTKATAKKCLLEKVEVRTGEESESNVLQIQCKLFIFEKSSQSWVERGCGLLRLNDMSPTDVHSGTLQSRLVMRTQGSLRLILNTKLWAQMQVDKASEKSIRITAMDTEDQGIKVFLISASSKDSGQLFAALHHRILALRSHTEQEQEPQPTLPEGEASRSSDEDDSRTDPITSASAPASGVPEGGEIRSTETT; encoded by the exons ATGGCGGACTTGTCAAATGAAG ATAAACCTGCTGTAGCTGcaccagtgtttgtgtttcagaaaGACAGGGCACAGAAG AGGCCAGCAGGTGGATCTGGTGCGGAAGACGGAGAAG ATTCCGATCAGGATGATAGCAGCTACTGTCCTCCTGCTAAGAGAGAAACATTATCGTTCACACACTTTCCTCCTTCTAACTCTG tgttTAAGAACAATGTCTTCATGCCATCCAGTTTCTGCCAGTCGCCAACTTCTGATTCAGAGCCTG AGGAGAAAGTTGTGGGTTTTCGTCTGAAGCCACCTACTTTAATTCATGGGCAGGCACCAAGTGCTG GAGTCCCCAGCCAGAAGCCCAAGGAAGAGCAGCGCAGCGTTCTTCGTCCAGCTGTGCTTCAGGCACCTCATTCCAAATCTTTCAGCTCATGCA ATTCTAACAGAAATACTAATGGGGTGAATAAGTCATCAGAAACAAAGGCAGAACCAGAGGCGGCTCTTGAAATCTCTGATGGCTGTATGGGTCAGAGTAAGAAGTTAATG GTGACAAAACACGTTGGAGATGAATTCCGAAAAAATGGGAACCAAACTAAGGAACAAGTCCCACCTCTGGACCCTTCATTTGTATTTGGACAAAATATCAAAGACAGAATTAAG GTGGATGAAGGGTGTAAGGCATGTAATAAAGAAAGTGATTCCAGACCTGAAGGAGCCCAGTCAGAGGAGACAAATTATTTCTTACAGTACATAAACAACAAAAG CTCTCAAAAAGCTGAAGACTGCAGCGATGCTGGTGCAAAATTTGTTTTTGGGCAGAACATGTCAGATCGTGTTGTG AGCCCACTGAAATGCAGCAAAGCAGCAGCAGAGGGCAGTGTGAAGCCTATAACTGATGGCCCGGAGAGTGAACCCTGCTCGTCACAAGATGTCAGTTCTGAAAAAG gtGCAAACACAGCAGAGTCTTTAGAAGAGTCAGCAGCTGCATACACAAAAGCTACTGCCAAGAAATGCTTGCTGGAAAAAGTGGAGGTGAGGACTGGAGAAGAGTCAGAAAGCAATGTTTTACAG ATCCAGTGCAAGCTGTTTATTTTTGAGAAGAGCTCCCAGTCATGGGTTGAGCGGGGATGTGGGCTCCTGAGACTTAATGACATGTCGCCCACTGACGtccacagtggaacactgcAGTCCAGACTGG TGATGCGAACCCAAGGGAGCCTGCGTCTGATTCTGAACACAAAACTGTGGGCACAGATGCAGGTGGACAAAGCCAGCGAGAAGAGCATTCGCATTACTGCCATGGACACAGAGGACCAAGGAATTAAAGTCTTCCTTATATCA GCAAGCTCTAAAGACTCAGGGCAGCTGTTTGCAGCTCTGCATCACCGCATCCTGGCCCTGCGAAGTCACACTGAACAGGAGCAAGAGCCTCAGCCCACGCTTCCAGAAGGAGAGGCCAGTCGGTCCAGTGATGAGGACGACTCTCGCACTGACCCTATAACATCTGCTTCTGCCCCTGCTTCAG GTGTCCCAGAGGGAGGAGAGATCCGGTCCACAGAGACCACGTAG